A genomic segment from Ptychodera flava strain L36383 chromosome 8, AS_Pfla_20210202, whole genome shotgun sequence encodes:
- the LOC139139474 gene encoding melatonin receptor type 1B-like: MNTSVAVNGTSVRFSQVWTTQVSVIVEIILTTTTLVGNLLFIGAVILKKKLRTAANMFLVNLSLTDILAAVLVSSFAIDAYLHRGWRLGLDICIAHTIIQNSCLGVSLYLTAFTSINRYIYVVHKKIYHRVTNKISVTLAIVAAWVLPSVTYAYILSKHAGYSPVVFRCRGYAEYLKVVMSFYVPSVVTVIFYILIFAYVRKSRLRIQAHAANQTGTNQGPNAHEVRLLKVLLVVFFLVALGYLPNVILTTTYAALRAPTPVDAFILVYPCQHIAGAVNPILYGGCNKNFRDAYREFLTGKLFFGNTTSVTQNTTPNAGDPRQIPLPNRGGTGDRGNQQIISSSLADVTSRQ, from the coding sequence ATGAATACAAGCGTAGCTGTGAACGGGACATCTGTCCGGTTCTCACAAGTTTGGACAACCCAAGTTTCTGTTATAGTGGAAATAATTTTGACCACCACGACACTTGTCGGTAATTTGCTCTTCATCGGAGCAGTTATCCTCAAGAAGAAACTGCGTACCGCAGCGAACATGTTTCTGGTCAACCTGAGCCTGACTGATATTTTGGcagccgttttggtttcttCGTTCGCTATTGACGCATACCTGCATCGGGGATGGCGTCTCGGTTTGGATATCTGTATAGCACACACCATCATCCAAAATTCGTGTCTAGGAGTCTCACTGTACCTAACAGCGTTCACGTCGATCAACCGTTACATCTACGTTGTTCACAAGAAAATCTACCATCGAGTCACGAACAAAATATCGGTCACACTGGCAATAGTGGCAGCCTGGGTGTTGCCATCTGTCACCTACGCTTATATACTGTCAAAACATGCTGGTTACTCTCCCGTCGTATTTCGTTGTCGCGGATATGCTGAGTATCTTAAGGTAGTTATGAGCTTTTACGTTCCAAGTGTGGTAACTGTCATCTTCTATATCCTGATTTTCGCATACGTTCGAAAAAGTCGACTACGCATCCAGGCCCATGCTGCCAACCAGACTGGAACAAACCAGGGACCGAACGCCCATGAAGTGAGATTGTTAAAGGTTCTGTTGGTCGTGTTCTTTCTGGTAGCCCTTGGGTATCTGCCGAACGTTATTTTGACCACCACGTATGCTGCATTAAGAGCACCAACGCCAGTCGATGCCTTTATCTTAGTTTATCCCTGTCAACACATCGCCGGCGCTGTCAATCCCATCCTGTATGGCGGCTGCAACAAGAATTTCAGAGACGCGTACAGAGAGTTTCTGACAGGAAAGTTGTTCTTCGGAAATACAACCAGCGTAACTCAAAACACAACACCAAATGCTGGTGACCCAAGACAGATACCACTCCCGAATCGTGGCGGTACGGGTGATAGAGGCAATCAACAAATTATTTCGTCCTCGCTAGCAGACGTTACTTCACGACAGTAA